The Zavarzinella sp. sequence ATTGTAACACGGTAGAGCTGAAATTATGGCAAATTAATTTGCCACCCCCAGATTTTCTGTTGGTTTTGGTGCTGGTTTCGGGGGCGCCACTGGGGAAATTACTGGTTTCTTCCGTTCCAGCATCAACCAGGCTGTGGGCACAATAATCAGCGATGTGCCGACAATCGCATAGGATGTAATTTGGTGTCCCATAATCGCAACATCCATTATCAGCGAAAACAGAATTTGAGATAACCCGATCACAGAAACACGTGCGGGATCACCACCAGCAAATGCTTTGGTCAACAGGGACTGTCCAATTGCCGCAAACACCCCCACGCCAAGCAGTTGCAGCATGTGAACGGAATGAAAAAACGGCGGCGGCGTACTCATCCGAGGAAACAGAAACCACGTTGAAAGACAGATGATCCCTGCTACACCCGAAAAATGCACTACAATCGCAAATGGATTCAGTTGTTTTAAGCGGTGCAGACCAATCATTGCCAGCGAAGTGGATATTGCACCTAATAAGGCCACCACAACGGCAAACAGGTTCGATCCGCCTGTGGGCTGTTCAATCAGATACACCCCCACAACTCCAAACATCACGCACACCCAGACTCGCCCACCAGGTAGTTTGCCCAGCATTGGCCACGACAATAAGGCCACCCAGATGGGAAATGTGTGGGCCAGCGTTGTAACAGTGGATGCAGGCAGCACCGACAGCGAATAAAAAACAGTCACCATGCTGAAACTGCCTGTGATACTCCGCATCCAGAGTTGTTTATTTCCCAACCAGATAAACGAAATCCGCCGGCTGAAAGCGTAAATTCCCACAAATAAAAACACCAGCCAACTGCTAAATATTGCCACCAATTGCCAGTCATAGTACTGGCCAGCAGCATGCCCACACTGGGTCATACAGGCAAAACTACAACATCCCACCAACATGTAAATGTAAGGCCGCTTCGACTGTTCCAACACAAAATGTTTCCTTCAAAAAACCCACAAGGAGAGTCTTGGTTTGTGGTAATCGTTTGTCTTAACTATTTTTCGATTTTCGGCGAATTGGGAAGTGATTCAATTATTGGAAATCTGGTTCACAAAACCGATTTCGAGTATATTTGACAAAGTATGTCATCACATATTGATGGTTATCAAATGAAAAAATGCACATTTGCATGGTTCTCGGTTTTCCTTGTAGCCTTGACTATTTCTGCACAGGGTAAAAAAGAACCAAGTTATGGTGGCACTCCTTTAAGTGCACTGGTGAAGCAACTTTCTCACAAAGATGCCGCAATCCGACAAATTGCAGCCAGAGATATTGGCAGGATTGGCCCCACAGCCAAAGCGGCAGCACCCTATCTTGTCAAATCGTTCAAGGATACAGATGGCCTGGTTCGAGTGCGTGCTGCCTATTCGCACTGGGTAGTAACTGAGAACGGGAAAATTGCAGCTCATTTCCTGCAAAATTCACTAAAAGATTCAGATGCTGATGTTAGGTTATCTGCTGTCGAGGCTTTAAGTGATATGGCAAAAAAGGTACATGAAATACTCCCAGCACTGATGATCGCTTTGAAAGACAAAGATAGCAGAGTGTTACTGACGGCTGTGGAAGCTACTGGAAAAGCTGGACCAGTTGCAAAAGCTGCTGTGCCAGCACTTATTTCGATAGCAAAAGATTATCAAAACACGGCCTGTAGTCCTGCAATGAAAGCTTTGGGTGAAATTGGTCCGGATGCCAAAGAGGCAGTGCCAGTTTTGCTTGAAGCAGCCAAACTGGAAGAATTTCGACTGACGGTAGTTGGGGCATTACTGAAGATCGATCCAGAAGCAGCTAAACGCGTTGGTAACTGAAGTCTCAAAAAAAAGTGCGTCTGCGATATATTTATTCGTGTCTCTTTAAGGATTTTGTAAGTGTGGATACCAAGAAAATATTATCGATGTGCCGTCTGCGAATGGAAAGGCTGGCTAGAACCGAAGGATGTTGGCGAAGCCGCACCTTGTGAAAAGTGCGGTGTCTACCTTTACCCACAACCATGGATATACAGCTGGGGCTTTGCTCTCATCACAATTGGAACTGCAGTACTTATAGTGTGGATAACAAGTTTGCTTTTAGAGTGATCTTAATCAGCCGTTTT is a genomic window containing:
- a CDS encoding DMT family transporter; amino-acid sequence: MLEQSKRPYIYMLVGCCSFACMTQCGHAAGQYYDWQLVAIFSSWLVFLFVGIYAFSRRISFIWLGNKQLWMRSITGSFSMVTVFYSLSVLPASTVTTLAHTFPIWVALLSWPMLGKLPGGRVWVCVMFGVVGVYLIEQPTGGSNLFAVVVALLGAISTSLAMIGLHRLKQLNPFAIVVHFSGVAGIICLSTWFLFPRMSTPPPFFHSVHMLQLLGVGVFAAIGQSLLTKAFAGGDPARVSVIGLSQILFSLIMDVAIMGHQITSYAIVGTSLIIVPTAWLMLERKKPVISPVAPPKPAPKPTENLGVAN
- a CDS encoding HEAT repeat domain-containing protein, encoding MSSHIDGYQMKKCTFAWFSVFLVALTISAQGKKEPSYGGTPLSALVKQLSHKDAAIRQIAARDIGRIGPTAKAAAPYLVKSFKDTDGLVRVRAAYSHWVVTENGKIAAHFLQNSLKDSDADVRLSAVEALSDMAKKVHEILPALMIALKDKDSRVLLTAVEATGKAGPVAKAAVPALISIAKDYQNTACSPAMKALGEIGPDAKEAVPVLLEAAKLEEFRLTVVGALLKIDPEAAKRVGN